One Phenylobacterium hankyongense DNA segment encodes these proteins:
- a CDS encoding peptidylprolyl isomerase, whose translation MLSAIRAFAKSWVAAVLIGLLIVSFAVFGIRDVFRNSGPDAVITAGSRTITSTDFKREFDGFKSRAEQEMGQPITNEVAAANGLDRRVLDGLATREAFAELLHRFGIRPSDKLIAGEIAKIPAFFDQVSGRFDKTQYQQRLGENGLTPDKFESVMRDQLAEQQLEAGMANGLRIPRAYSALAGIFALENRDIAYFDVGPAGVPQPALPTDAQLTAFMKENAARLTRPELRVLTVVRFSPQLVAASLPIDEAELKKRYDFRKDTLSTPETRTVVQIPAKDAATAQQIGARLARGETPAAVAKALGVDAITYDNKPQTAIADRKVAAAAFKMQPGQITPVQGDLGVAVVKVVSATPGRTVTLEEARPALEAELRKDAAAEKIYALTQAYDDAHQGGANLAESARKAGVPAVTIGPLSKDGRDSQGQPVPGLSQKLMDTAFSLPAGGESDVIDAGAGEFFAVRVEKVAPPSMPALAEVKPQLIRVWMMREVAKRMEARADELAARVRKGESLDAVAASAGAKVVRATALDRQSARQNQAVSQDILGKVFTAKAGDVFTAQGATFSYVVGKLEAIHTGEGPTLARMAEESRPQMTATIFREMGESARAAARAKVKVKINYDLARTAIGLEPVAAAGKAGKAK comes from the coding sequence ATGCTCTCCGCCATCCGCGCCTTCGCGAAATCCTGGGTCGCCGCCGTCCTGATCGGCCTGCTGATCGTCAGCTTCGCCGTCTTCGGCATCCGGGACGTGTTCCGCAACAGCGGTCCGGACGCGGTGATCACCGCCGGCTCGCGGACCATCACCTCGACCGACTTCAAGCGTGAGTTCGACGGTTTCAAGAGCCGGGCCGAGCAGGAGATGGGCCAGCCGATCACCAACGAGGTGGCCGCCGCCAACGGGCTGGACCGCAGGGTGCTGGACGGCCTCGCCACCCGCGAAGCCTTCGCCGAGCTGCTGCACAGGTTCGGCATCCGTCCCTCGGACAAGCTGATCGCCGGCGAGATCGCCAAGATCCCCGCCTTCTTCGACCAGGTCTCCGGCCGCTTCGACAAGACCCAGTACCAGCAGCGGCTGGGCGAGAACGGCCTGACCCCGGACAAGTTCGAAAGCGTCATGCGCGACCAGCTGGCCGAGCAGCAGCTGGAGGCCGGCATGGCCAACGGCCTGCGTATCCCGCGCGCCTATTCCGCGCTCGCCGGCATCTTTGCGCTCGAGAACCGGGACATCGCCTACTTCGACGTCGGACCGGCCGGCGTGCCGCAGCCGGCGCTGCCCACCGACGCCCAGCTCACCGCCTTCATGAAGGAGAACGCCGCCCGCCTCACCCGGCCGGAGCTCCGCGTGCTCACCGTCGTGCGGTTCAGCCCGCAGCTGGTGGCGGCCTCGCTGCCCATCGACGAGGCGGAGCTGAAGAAGCGCTACGACTTCCGCAAGGACACCCTGTCGACGCCGGAGACCCGCACTGTGGTGCAGATCCCGGCCAAGGACGCCGCCACCGCCCAGCAGATCGGCGCGCGGCTGGCCCGCGGCGAGACCCCGGCCGCCGTCGCCAAGGCGCTGGGCGTCGACGCCATCACCTACGACAACAAGCCCCAGACCGCGATCGCCGACCGCAAGGTCGCCGCCGCCGCCTTCAAGATGCAGCCCGGGCAGATCACCCCGGTGCAAGGTGACCTCGGCGTTGCGGTCGTGAAGGTGGTCTCCGCCACGCCCGGCCGCACCGTGACCTTGGAGGAAGCCCGTCCGGCCCTCGAGGCGGAGCTGCGCAAGGACGCCGCGGCCGAGAAGATCTACGCCCTGACCCAGGCCTATGACGACGCCCACCAGGGCGGCGCCAACCTCGCCGAATCGGCCCGCAAGGCCGGCGTGCCCGCCGTCACCATCGGCCCGCTCTCCAAGGACGGCCGCGACTCGCAGGGCCAGCCCGTGCCCGGCCTGTCGCAGAAGCTGATGGACACCGCCTTCAGCCTGCCCGCGGGCGGCGAAAGCGACGTCATCGACGCCGGCGCCGGCGAGTTCTTCGCGGTTCGGGTCGAAAAGGTCGCCCCGCCGTCGATGCCGGCCCTGGCCGAGGTCAAGCCGCAGCTCATCCGCGTCTGGATGATGCGCGAAGTGGCCAAGCGCATGGAGGCCCGCGCCGACGAGCTGGCCGCCCGGGTCCGCAAGGGCGAAAGCCTGGACGCCGTGGCCGCCTCGGCCGGCGCCAAGGTGGTCCGCGCCACGGCGCTCGACCGGCAGAGCGCCCGCCAGAACCAGGCGGTGTCGCAGGACATCCTCGGCAAGGTCTTCACCGCCAAGGCCGGCGACGTCTTCACCGCCCAGGGCGCGACCTTCAGCTACGTGGTCGGCAAGCTGGAAGCGATCCATACCGGCGAAGGCCCGACGCTCGCCCGCATGGCCGAGGAGAGTCGTCCGCAGATGACCGCCACCATCTTCCGCGAGATGGGCGAGAGCGCCCGCGCCGCGGCCCGCGCCAAGGTGAAGGTGAAGATCAACTACGACCTCGCCCGCACCGCCATCGGCCTGGAGCCGGTCGCCGCCGCCGGCAAGGCGGGGAAGGCCAAGTGA
- the tpiA gene encoding triose-phosphate isomerase, with protein sequence MTAPTPLIAGNWKMNGLAASLAEARAIAEGVGDGPARVALCPPAILIHRMTEVVAGSKVLVGGQDAHSEDSGAFTGDTSAEMLADAGAKLVILGHSERREGYRETDGLVARKVRAALRAGLEPIVCVGETLVQRKAGDALAVVTGQVRGSLPAELAGRDFSVAYEPVWAIGTGLTPTTAEIEEVHRAIRATLVETFGAPARRVPILYGGSVKPGNAAEILHADEVGGALVGGASLKAADFLGIVRAL encoded by the coding sequence ATGACCGCTCCGACCCCACTGATCGCCGGAAACTGGAAGATGAACGGGCTGGCGGCCTCGCTGGCCGAGGCCAGGGCGATCGCCGAGGGCGTCGGCGACGGGCCGGCCCGCGTGGCCCTCTGCCCGCCCGCGATCCTCATCCACCGGATGACCGAGGTCGTGGCCGGATCGAAGGTGCTGGTGGGCGGGCAGGACGCGCATTCCGAGGATAGCGGCGCCTTCACCGGCGACACCTCCGCCGAGATGCTGGCCGACGCCGGGGCCAAGCTGGTCATCCTCGGCCACTCGGAACGGCGCGAAGGCTACCGGGAAACCGACGGCCTGGTGGCCCGCAAGGTGCGCGCGGCGCTGCGCGCGGGCCTGGAGCCCATCGTCTGCGTCGGCGAAACCCTGGTCCAGCGGAAGGCCGGCGACGCGCTGGCCGTGGTGACCGGGCAGGTGAGGGGATCGCTGCCGGCCGAGCTGGCCGGCCGCGACTTCTCCGTCGCCTATGAGCCGGTCTGGGCGATCGGCACCGGCCTGACGCCGACGACGGCGGAGATCGAGGAGGTCCACCGGGCCATCCGGGCGACCCTGGTCGAGACGTTCGGCGCGCCGGCGCGGCGCGTGCCGATTCTCTATGGGGGGTCGGTGAAGCCCGGCAACGCCGCGGAGATCCTGCACGCCGATGAGGTGGGCGGCGCCCTGGTCGGCGGAGCCTCCCTGAAGGCCGCCGACTTCCTGGGCATCGTCAGGGCGCTGTAG
- a CDS encoding VOC family protein — translation MTHPISLRGFDHIVLRIRDKPAMVGFYCDVLGCTVDRDRPEIGLTHIRAGVDLIDLVTLDGPLGKAGGAAPGLEGRNLDHFCLQVRPFDEAAIRAHLAAHRVAIVEEGVRYGADGEGFSLYIRDPEGNTVELKGPPTAP, via the coding sequence ATGACCCATCCCATCTCGCTGCGCGGCTTCGACCACATTGTCCTGCGCATCCGTGACAAGCCGGCGATGGTCGGCTTCTATTGTGACGTCCTGGGCTGCACGGTGGACCGCGACCGGCCGGAGATCGGCCTCACCCACATCCGCGCCGGCGTCGACCTGATCGATCTGGTCACCCTGGACGGACCGCTCGGCAAGGCCGGCGGCGCCGCGCCCGGCCTCGAGGGCCGCAACCTCGATCACTTCTGCCTGCAGGTGCGCCCGTTCGACGAGGCGGCGATTCGCGCCCATCTCGCGGCCCACCGGGTGGCGATCGTCGAGGAAGGCGTCCGCTACGGCGCCGACGGCGAAGGGTTCTCCCTCTATATCCGCGACCCCGAGGGCAACACCGTCGAGCTCAAGGGCCCGCCTACAGCGCCCTGA
- a CDS encoding GNAT family N-acetyltransferase → MILETRRLPILETERLRLEPLTAADVEHVFPLMDDPEVMAYWDSPEIDDPDLVAEIVTGEVADMEAGLAVHWAMRGLADGAFLGCCDLSQIDRRHKRAEVGFMLGRDAWGRGYALEAMRSVIAYAAGSGLRKLNARTHLGNRRSEHLLAKLGFEEEGLIRGYVLRDGERRDCRLFGVLL, encoded by the coding sequence ATGATTCTCGAAACCCGACGCCTCCCGATCCTGGAGACCGAACGCCTGCGCCTCGAGCCGCTGACCGCGGCCGACGTGGAGCATGTCTTTCCGCTGATGGATGACCCGGAGGTGATGGCCTACTGGGACTCGCCGGAGATCGACGACCCGGACCTGGTGGCCGAGATCGTGACCGGCGAGGTCGCCGACATGGAGGCGGGCCTCGCCGTCCATTGGGCCATGCGCGGCCTGGCGGACGGCGCCTTCCTCGGCTGCTGCGACCTCTCCCAGATCGACCGCCGGCACAAGCGCGCCGAAGTCGGCTTCATGCTCGGGCGCGACGCCTGGGGACGCGGCTACGCGCTGGAGGCCATGCGGTCGGTGATCGCCTATGCGGCGGGCAGCGGCCTGCGCAAGCTCAACGCCCGCACGCACCTCGGTAACCGCCGCTCCGAACACCTTCTGGCGAAGCTGGGGTTCGAGGAGGAAGGCCTGATCCGCGGCTATGTGCTGCGCGACGGCGAGCGGCGCGACTGCCGCCTGTTCGGGGTGTTGCTCTAG
- the secG gene encoding preprotein translocase subunit SecG, which produces MLLNLLLVVEIIVSLALVGVVLLQRSEGGALGMGGGPSGFMTARGAGDLLTRITWILGGTFFVLALLLTIIAGHQRGASSVVDRLKIDSIDPNALNQRPAPPPAGTAQPGAPQGAPAPLQAPTPTVRNPFLGEGSDQSAPVAPPAK; this is translated from the coding sequence ATGCTGCTCAACCTTCTGCTCGTCGTCGAGATCATCGTCAGCCTGGCCCTGGTGGGCGTGGTGCTGCTGCAGCGTTCCGAAGGCGGCGCGCTCGGCATGGGCGGCGGGCCATCGGGCTTCATGACGGCGCGCGGCGCAGGCGACCTGCTGACGCGGATCACCTGGATCCTCGGCGGGACCTTCTTCGTGCTGGCGCTGCTCCTGACCATCATCGCCGGCCACCAGCGCGGCGCTTCCTCGGTCGTCGACCGGCTGAAGATCGATTCCATCGACCCCAACGCGCTCAACCAGCGTCCGGCCCCGCCGCCGGCCGGCACGGCCCAGCCCGGCGCCCCGCAGGGCGCGCCCGCACCGCTGCAGGCCCCGACGCCGACCGTGCGCAACCCGTTCCTGGGGGAGGGCTCCGATCAGTCCGCCCCGGTCGCGCCGCCCGCCAAATAA
- a CDS encoding CTP synthase, with amino-acid sequence MARYIFITGGVVSSLGKGLASAALGALLQARGYKVRLRKLDPYLNVDPGTMSPYQHGEVFVTDDGAETDLDLGHYERFTGVNATRDDNITTGQIYKKIIEKERRGDYLGATVQVIPHVTDEIKQFVLSDPGEGVDFVLVEIGGTVGDIEGLPFFEAIRQLGQELPRGHACYIHLTLLPFIKTAGEMKTKPTQHSVKELRSIGIQPDILLCRCELEIPESERRKIAQFCNVRPSAVIQAMDSANIYAVPLDYHVQGLDSEVLDVFGLRDTAPKPDLGRWETIAHTLSHPDGEVNIAIVGKYTGLTDAYKSLVEALIHGGVANNVRVRFDWIEGEAFEKDEELIGERLTGVHGVLVPGAFGERGSEGMIRAVQFAREHGIPYFGICFGMQMAMIEAARNLAGIHQASSTEFGPTSEPIVGLMTEWTRGNEKELRQAGDDLGGTMRCGAYEAVLTPGSRVADIYGTAGIFERHRHRYEVNIKYREAIERAGLKFTGLSPDGVLPELCERDDHPWFVGVQFHPELKSRPFEPHPLFASFIGAARNRSRLV; translated from the coding sequence ATGGCCCGGTACATCTTCATCACCGGCGGCGTGGTCTCCTCCCTGGGAAAAGGTCTCGCGTCCGCCGCTCTCGGCGCGCTTTTGCAGGCGCGAGGCTACAAGGTCCGCCTTCGTAAGCTCGACCCCTACCTCAACGTCGATCCGGGGACGATGAGCCCCTATCAGCACGGCGAGGTCTTCGTGACCGACGACGGGGCCGAGACCGACCTCGACCTCGGCCACTACGAGCGGTTCACCGGCGTCAACGCCACCCGTGACGACAACATCACGACCGGCCAGATCTATAAGAAGATCATCGAGAAGGAGCGTCGCGGCGACTACCTCGGCGCGACCGTCCAGGTGATTCCGCACGTCACCGACGAGATCAAACAGTTCGTGCTGTCGGACCCGGGCGAGGGCGTCGACTTCGTGCTGGTGGAGATCGGCGGCACGGTCGGCGACATCGAGGGCCTGCCGTTCTTCGAGGCCATCCGCCAGCTCGGCCAGGAGCTGCCGCGCGGTCACGCCTGCTACATCCACCTGACGCTGCTGCCGTTCATCAAGACGGCCGGCGAGATGAAGACCAAGCCGACCCAGCACTCGGTGAAGGAGCTGCGGTCGATCGGCATCCAGCCGGACATCCTGCTGTGCCGCTGCGAGCTGGAGATCCCCGAGAGCGAGCGGCGCAAGATCGCCCAGTTCTGCAACGTGCGCCCGAGCGCCGTCATCCAGGCGATGGATTCGGCCAACATCTACGCCGTGCCGCTGGACTATCACGTGCAGGGGCTGGACTCCGAAGTGCTCGACGTCTTCGGCCTGCGCGACACCGCGCCGAAGCCGGACCTGGGCCGCTGGGAGACCATCGCCCACACCCTCAGCCACCCTGACGGCGAGGTGAACATCGCCATCGTCGGCAAGTACACGGGGCTGACCGACGCCTATAAATCCCTGGTCGAGGCGCTGATCCACGGCGGCGTGGCCAACAACGTCCGGGTCCGCTTCGACTGGATCGAGGGCGAGGCCTTCGAGAAGGACGAGGAACTGATCGGCGAGCGGCTGACCGGCGTCCACGGCGTGCTGGTGCCCGGCGCGTTCGGCGAGCGTGGCTCCGAAGGCATGATCCGCGCCGTGCAGTTCGCCCGCGAGCACGGCATCCCCTATTTCGGCATCTGCTTCGGCATGCAGATGGCGATGATCGAGGCGGCGCGGAACCTCGCCGGCATCCACCAGGCCTCGTCCACCGAGTTCGGCCCGACGTCCGAGCCCATCGTCGGCCTGATGACCGAATGGACCCGCGGCAACGAGAAAGAGCTGCGCCAGGCCGGCGACGACCTGGGCGGCACCATGCGCTGCGGCGCCTATGAGGCCGTGCTGACGCCCGGCAGCCGGGTGGCGGACATCTACGGCACGGCCGGCATCTTCGAGCGCCACCGCCACCGCTACGAGGTCAACATCAAGTACCGCGAGGCGATCGAGCGGGCAGGCCTGAAGTTCACCGGCCTGTCGCCGGACGGCGTGCTGCCCGAGCTTTGCGAGCGCGACGACCACCCCTGGTTCGTCGGGGTCCAGTTCCACCCGGAGCTGAAGAGCCGGCCGTTCGAGCCGCACCCGCTGTTCGCCAGCTTCATCGGCGCGGCGCGGAACCGGAGCCGGCTGGTCTAA
- a CDS encoding MmcQ/YjbR family DNA-binding protein has product MSTEHDLRRLALSLPETVEAPHFDLTSFRVNGKIFCTLGPDRPAMLKLSREDQANLVAADARITPVPGYWGRKGSTFVRFEDMEAAELAGLLRTAWASVAPKRLTKVSGPA; this is encoded by the coding sequence ATGTCGACCGAGCACGACCTGCGCCGCCTCGCGCTCTCCCTGCCGGAGACGGTGGAGGCGCCGCACTTCGACCTCACCTCGTTCCGGGTGAACGGGAAGATCTTCTGCACGCTGGGGCCCGACCGGCCGGCGATGCTGAAGCTCAGCCGCGAGGACCAGGCCAACCTGGTCGCCGCCGATGCGCGAATCACGCCCGTGCCTGGGTACTGGGGCCGCAAGGGCTCGACCTTCGTCCGCTTCGAGGACATGGAGGCGGCGGAGCTTGCGGGCCTGCTTCGCACCGCCTGGGCGAGCGTCGCGCCGAAGCGGCTGACGAAGGTGTCCGGCCCGGCTTGA
- the rpmF gene encoding 50S ribosomal protein L32, translating into MAVPKRKVSPSRRNMRRSHHALGANSFVEDKETGELKRPHHVDLKTGMYKGRQVLTPKED; encoded by the coding sequence ATGGCCGTTCCTAAGCGCAAAGTATCCCCGTCGCGGCGCAACATGCGGCGCTCGCACCACGCCCTGGGCGCCAACTCCTTCGTCGAAGACAAGGAAACCGGCGAACTGAAGCGCCCGCACCACGTCGACCTGAAGACCGGCATGTACAAGGGCCGCCAGGTCCTGACGCCGAAGGAAGACTAG
- the eno gene encoding phosphopyruvate hydratase: protein MTEIVDINAREILDSRGNPTVEVDVILEDGSMGRAAVPSGASTGAHEAVEKRDGDKTRYGGKGVRQAVDAVNGEIYDALAGSDAEDQRRVDRLLIELDGTPNKSRLGANAILGVSLATAKAAASSAALPLYKYVGGVSARVLPVPMMNIINGGAHADNPIDIQEFMILPTGAASFAEGLRMGAEIFHGLKKALHDAGHNTNVGDEGGFAPNLSSAEDALAFIVKAGEAVGYRAGEDFVLGLDVASTEFFKGGKYAMEGEGKTVDSAGMVDYLAGLVAKFPIVSIEDGCAEDDFAGWKLLTERLGRQVQLVGDDLFVTNPVRLAKGIEDGLANSILVKVNQIGTLSETLDAVDMAHRAAYTAVMSHRSGETEDSTIADLAVATNCGQIKTGSLARSDRTAKYNQLLRIEEELGDQALYLGRKALKQ from the coding sequence ATGACCGAGATCGTCGACATCAACGCCCGCGAGATCCTCGACAGCCGCGGCAATCCGACCGTCGAAGTCGACGTCATCCTCGAGGACGGCTCGATGGGCCGCGCTGCCGTGCCCTCCGGCGCCTCCACCGGCGCCCACGAGGCGGTCGAGAAGCGGGACGGCGACAAGACCCGCTACGGGGGCAAGGGCGTGCGCCAGGCGGTCGATGCGGTGAACGGCGAGATCTACGACGCGCTGGCGGGCTCGGACGCCGAGGACCAGCGGCGGGTCGACCGGCTGCTGATCGAGCTCGACGGCACGCCGAACAAGAGCCGGCTGGGCGCCAACGCCATCCTCGGCGTCAGCCTGGCCACCGCCAAGGCGGCGGCGAGTTCCGCGGCGCTGCCGCTCTACAAGTATGTCGGCGGGGTCTCGGCCCGGGTGCTGCCGGTGCCGATGATGAACATCATCAACGGCGGGGCGCACGCCGACAATCCGATCGACATCCAGGAATTCATGATCCTGCCCACCGGCGCGGCCAGTTTCGCCGAGGGCCTGCGGATGGGCGCGGAGATCTTCCATGGCCTGAAGAAGGCGCTGCACGACGCCGGCCACAACACCAATGTCGGCGACGAGGGCGGCTTTGCGCCCAACCTCTCCAGCGCCGAGGATGCGCTGGCCTTCATCGTCAAGGCGGGCGAGGCGGTGGGCTACCGCGCCGGCGAGGACTTCGTGCTCGGCCTGGACGTCGCCTCCACCGAATTCTTCAAGGGCGGCAAGTACGCCATGGAAGGCGAGGGCAAGACCGTCGATTCGGCCGGCATGGTCGATTACCTGGCCGGCCTGGTCGCCAAGTTCCCGATCGTCTCCATCGAGGACGGCTGCGCCGAGGATGACTTCGCGGGCTGGAAGCTGCTCACTGAACGCCTGGGCCGCCAGGTGCAGCTGGTCGGCGACGACCTGTTCGTCACCAATCCGGTGCGACTCGCCAAGGGAATCGAGGACGGCCTCGCCAACTCGATCCTGGTGAAGGTCAATCAGATCGGCACCCTGTCGGAGACCCTCGACGCGGTCGATATGGCCCACCGCGCCGCCTACACCGCGGTGATGAGCCACCGCTCCGGCGAGACCGAGGATTCGACCATCGCGGATCTCGCGGTCGCCACCAACTGCGGACAGATCAAGACCGGCTCGCTGGCCCGCTCCGACCGCACCGCCAAGTACAACCAGCTGCTGCGCATCGAAGAGGAGCTGGGCGACCAGGCCCTCTATCTCGGCCGCAAGGCGCTGAAGCAGTAG
- a CDS encoding FtsB family cell division protein, which yields MLARLRPYLPTAALAFLIFYFGFHAFTGDQGILSSNKRDETLTAKTRELAAVRAQRQDLEMRARLLRDTSLSADLLEERARSLLGFADPRDYVIRMKP from the coding sequence GTGCTCGCCCGTCTTCGCCCCTATCTGCCGACCGCCGCCCTGGCATTCCTGATCTTCTATTTCGGGTTCCACGCCTTCACGGGCGACCAGGGGATTCTCAGTTCCAACAAGCGCGATGAGACCCTGACGGCGAAGACCCGTGAGCTCGCCGCCGTGCGCGCCCAGCGGCAGGATCTGGAAATGCGCGCCCGTTTGCTGCGCGACACCAGCCTTTCCGCCGACCTCCTGGAGGAAAGAGCCCGCTCCCTGCTAGGCTTCGCCGATCCAAGAGACTATGTGATCCGAATGAAGCCGTAG
- the pdhA gene encoding pyruvate dehydrogenase (acetyl-transferring) E1 component subunit alpha, whose product MARGQTGPAGRRKANGADPKKAPSGAGREELLKYYRDMLLIRRFEERAGQLYGMGLIGGFCHLYIGQEAIAVGVQAVKQPGDQVITGYRDHGHMLACGMDPREVMAELTGRITGSSKGKGGSMHMFSTEADFYGGHGIVGAQVSLGTGLALANHYRDNGKVAFTYFGDGAANQGQVYESFNMAEIWSLPVVYVIENNQYAMGTSIERSSSETRLHKRGASFRIPGEEVDGMDVLAVKAAAQKAADHARAGNGPYILEMKTYRYRGHSMSDPAKYRTREEVDEVRKTRDPIDHIEELLEKQGYADEATLKAVDAEVKRIVADAAEFARTSPEPDPSELYTDVYTEARA is encoded by the coding sequence ATGGCGCGTGGGCAGACCGGCCCAGCCGGTCGGCGGAAAGCCAATGGCGCTGACCCCAAGAAGGCTCCTTCAGGAGCCGGCAGGGAAGAGCTGCTAAAATACTATCGGGACATGCTGCTGATCCGCCGCTTCGAGGAGCGGGCCGGACAGCTCTACGGCATGGGCCTGATCGGCGGCTTCTGCCACCTCTACATCGGCCAGGAGGCCATTGCCGTCGGCGTGCAGGCGGTGAAGCAGCCTGGGGACCAGGTGATCACCGGCTATCGTGACCACGGCCACATGCTGGCGTGCGGGATGGACCCGCGCGAGGTCATGGCTGAGCTCACCGGCCGCATCACCGGCTCGTCCAAGGGCAAGGGCGGCTCGATGCACATGTTCTCGACGGAAGCCGACTTCTACGGCGGCCACGGGATCGTCGGGGCGCAGGTCAGCCTGGGCACCGGCCTGGCGCTCGCCAACCACTATCGGGACAACGGCAAGGTTGCGTTCACCTACTTCGGCGACGGCGCGGCCAACCAGGGCCAGGTCTACGAGAGCTTCAACATGGCGGAGATCTGGAGCCTCCCGGTCGTCTACGTGATCGAGAACAACCAGTACGCCATGGGCACCTCCATCGAGCGGTCGTCCTCCGAGACCCGCCTCCACAAGCGCGGCGCCTCGTTCCGGATCCCGGGCGAGGAAGTCGACGGCATGGACGTGCTGGCGGTCAAGGCCGCCGCGCAGAAGGCCGCCGACCACGCCCGCGCGGGCAACGGCCCGTACATTCTCGAGATGAAGACCTACCGTTACCGCGGCCACTCGATGAGCGACCCGGCCAAGTACCGCACCCGCGAGGAGGTCGACGAGGTCCGCAAGACCCGCGATCCCATCGACCACATCGAGGAACTGCTGGAAAAGCAGGGCTACGCCGACGAGGCGACCCTCAAGGCGGTGGACGCGGAGGTGAAGCGCATCGTCGCCGACGCCGCCGAGTTCGCCCGCACCAGCCCCGAGCCCGATCCCTCGGAGCTCTACACCGACGTCTACACGGAGGCCCGCGCGTGA
- a CDS encoding pyruvate dehydrogenase complex E1 component subunit beta, whose protein sequence is MTDVLMPALSPTMEEGTLAKWHVKVGDQVRSGDVIAEIETDKATMEVEAVDEGTVEALLVPEGSEEVKVNTPIARLSGEGGAAAPSPAPAPAAVPAQAEAAAGDPEKKPPETAKPRPEGEGAVAVTSAEPLRDPELPAGVTLVKTTVRDALRDAMAEEMRRDPDVFLMGEEVAQYQGAYKVSRDMLQEFGDKRVIDTPITEYGFTGLGVGAAMAGLKPIVEFMTFNFAMQAIDHIINSAAKTLYMSGGQIKTSMVFRGPNGAAARVAAQHSQDYAAWYGHVPGLKVIAPYDSADAKGLLKAAIRDPNPVVFLEHEMLYGQEFDVPEGIDWVLPIGKAKVRREGADVTLVAYSRMVGFCLKAAEELAAEGIEAEVVDLRTIRPMDYQTVVESVKKTNRLVTVEEGWGPMGIGAEIVAKVLEHAFDYLDAPPARVHQEDVPLPYAANLEALSMPSVEKIVKAAKAVSYK, encoded by the coding sequence GTGACCGACGTACTGATGCCGGCGCTGTCGCCCACCATGGAAGAGGGCACGCTCGCCAAGTGGCACGTGAAGGTCGGCGACCAGGTCCGCTCCGGCGACGTGATCGCCGAGATCGAGACCGACAAGGCGACCATGGAAGTCGAAGCCGTCGACGAAGGCACGGTGGAAGCCCTGCTGGTGCCCGAAGGCTCCGAAGAGGTGAAGGTCAACACCCCCATCGCCCGCCTGTCGGGCGAGGGCGGGGCGGCCGCGCCGTCCCCGGCGCCCGCTCCGGCGGCTGTTCCGGCCCAGGCTGAAGCCGCCGCCGGCGATCCCGAGAAGAAGCCGCCGGAAACCGCCAAGCCGCGGCCCGAGGGCGAGGGTGCAGTGGCCGTCACCTCGGCCGAGCCGCTGCGCGACCCGGAGCTTCCGGCCGGCGTCACCCTGGTGAAGACCACGGTCCGCGACGCCCTGCGCGACGCCATGGCCGAGGAGATGCGCCGCGACCCGGACGTGTTCCTGATGGGCGAGGAAGTCGCCCAGTACCAGGGCGCCTACAAGGTCAGCCGCGACATGCTGCAGGAGTTCGGCGACAAGCGGGTCATCGACACGCCGATCACCGAATACGGCTTCACCGGCCTGGGCGTCGGCGCGGCGATGGCGGGCCTGAAGCCCATCGTCGAGTTCATGACCTTCAACTTCGCCATGCAGGCCATTGATCATATTATCAATTCGGCCGCGAAGACGCTCTATATGTCCGGCGGCCAGATCAAGACCTCGATGGTCTTCCGCGGGCCCAACGGCGCGGCGGCCCGGGTGGCCGCCCAGCACAGCCAGGACTATGCGGCCTGGTACGGCCACGTCCCCGGCCTGAAGGTCATCGCCCCCTACGACTCGGCCGACGCCAAGGGCCTCCTGAAGGCGGCCATCCGCGACCCGAACCCCGTGGTCTTCCTGGAGCATGAGATGCTCTACGGCCAGGAGTTCGACGTCCCGGAGGGCATCGACTGGGTGCTGCCGATCGGCAAGGCCAAGGTTCGGCGCGAAGGCGCCGACGTCACCCTGGTGGCCTATTCCCGCATGGTCGGCTTCTGCCTGAAGGCGGCCGAGGAACTCGCCGCCGAAGGCATCGAGGCGGAGGTCGTAGACCTGCGCACCATCCGGCCGATGGACTACCAGACCGTCGTCGAGAGCGTGAAGAAGACCAACCGCCTGGTCACCGTCGAGGAAGGCTGGGGCCCGATGGGCATCGGCGCCGAGATCGTCGCCAAGGTGCTGGAGCACGCCTTCGACTACCTGGATGCGCCGCCCGCGCGGGTCCACCAGGAAGACGTGCCGCTGCCCTATGCGGCGAACCTGGAAGCCCTGTCGATGCCGTCCGTCGAGAAGATCGTGAAGGCGGCAAAGGCGGTCAGCTACAAATGA